The genomic region ggtatcatgagcttGGTGTCTTGCGTGCTTGCCGTGCCGAAGGCATGGCAGCgatggcggcgctcgccggcggctgCGCGATGGAGCTCCGGGCCGTGTGTCGGCCTATGGAGGTGGGCGCGATGTGGCTGCCATGGCGCGTGGTGGAGGCGGCGGGCGGTGACGTCGTACGTGCTGCGACCGCGGAGGCCGCCCAGGCGTTGTGTGGTGGCGCGGTGGCACAGCACGGCGTGGCGGCGTGGAGGCACTGCATGGCGGCATGGAGTCCACAGCGGTGCAGGGCAATAAGGCGTGGCGGCGAGCCAGGCGCGACCGGACCTGGTTGCGCAGATCACGTACGTGCACGGCGGAAGCGCGGGCCGGGAGCGCTGGGAGGTGGGGAGTGCGCACGAAGGGCACGACGATCGCGGAGACGAGGAGGTCGCGAAGGACCAGCGTGGTGGCGCAGAGGTCGCAGCGGCTCGGCGCGACAACCGTGGAGGCTCGTGGCACGGAGCCACGGCGCTCGTGTCAGATGCGTCAggcgcgtgtatgggcgcgcgcCGGGCGTGTTAGGCGCGGCGGGACCGTGGTGTAGGGTGGCCGTTGACGAGCGGGGGTGTGCGCGTTGAGCTGGTTCATCGCGGGCTCGCCGCGCCCAGACGTGTGCGTGCATGTCGGAGGGGGCGCGGGCAGAGCGGGCGGGACTGGCGCTCGACGTGGGCTGGGATGTGGGTGCGTGCCCGGCGCGTCCCTGGGTATAAAACCCCCGTGTATGTTGTAATGGCAGTGCCTGGAGTCGAGTTCGAGCTCGAGGTAATCAAGGCCGTTGGTGCGCTAGGAAGAGAAGGTGCGGCGTGTGTCGCCGAAGATGAAGAAGGGCATTCTTCGTGGCGGTCGATGATGATCCATGTCAAGATTATGGGGGAAATTGTCAGCATTAATCTTGATCATGTAGATGGCAGCTGGGCGCTGCGGCTGTTGGTAGCGGCCGTTGGAGTCAGTTGGAGGCAGCCACGTCGTGCGCGCGGCCGGAGCTGCATGGAGTTTGATCGTGGGTTAGTTAGTGCCCGGGTGTGATGCGTGCATGCAATGGTTAGTGGCTGTGTGGTAGCCAGGTAATGTGTGCgtgcgtgtagtgtgtgtgtgcacaAGTCTGGGTATAAAAGCCATCCGTGTATTGATGTAAACCTGAGCGCGGGTGTGTGCGTCAAAGTGTTGTAGCGATGTAGCCTGGGGTGAACGAGTTCGTGCTTGTGGAATACATAGCCGTTCGTGCAGCGGGCGGAGTACGTGCTCCGGGAAACACCTGTGTCCAGCATCCTTCTTccttctttatcttctttttcgtTGTGTCAGAGAGAGAACGAGCGGGAGgtgcagcgagagagaggaagacagAGGCGGCGCCAACAATGTGAACACGCTCATTGCCCTCTAGGTCCTGCAAGACCACAACGGTAGCAATTGAAGGCGGCAGCGTTGGCTCGCCGACAGAGAAATCATGGGCTTGTGTGCCGAGTTCGTCGGTGCATGAAGTGAAACAGTGGCCTCAGAGCTGTAGTACATCATGGCGAACCTGGTGAAGCGCCCACACATGCAAGAGGCCGTCCATTTCATCCTGGTGGCGCCGGTGAGGCGTTCGCCTACCTGGGCTAGCTGGTGGCCAGTGTGCGAGCTGCGCTCAAACGACAGCCATGGCCATGGTCGAGAACTCCAGGTTGGCGGCGGTGCAAGCACGGCAGCGATGGCGAGTGGCAGCAAGAGGCTATGGTGCAtggggaggagaggaaggaagaaTAGGGGAAGCTCGGGGACATGATGGTTCACCCGGGGACTGCCGGTGGCCGCGACGACGAGGAGCGGCGCCGGCGGTAACTACGTTTTCTCGGTCCGCTCGGTCGGCTCGGTTAAAGCCCGGACCGGACCGAAACTTTGTCGGGCCTGATTCTTGAGCTTGGACCGACTGATTTTTTGAGTGGGCTAGGCCCGAGCTGGCCAGGACTGAGCGGGCCACGAGCCGGTCCGAAAGACCGCTCCTGTCGTCCACACTGACATGTGACGATCCTAGCTCTTGTTGTTGCATATGTTTCCATTTGTGTAAAGAAATGATCTTAGAATTAGTTCATATACTCGGAGTACCTTGTTTCTGTTGTGGTTTTAGACCATAAACCCAACATTTTTAAAGATTTTAGATCTTCTACTTTATATTCATATATATAGGAGGTTTCTGTATATAAATCAATGACATGAGCTTGTTGTTCAAAACAAACTATTGAGAGGGCCTGAAGTGTGGCTTACCGATGTCACCACCACATTGGGAGTCCTCGTCGCATGATGTCCTTTTGTAGGAGAGCCGTATAACTGTAGACTTCCTCTTCGTCGGGCTGACGCAGGTGATTTGTTGCACCTTTTCATTGAAACTGATGGAATGTAGCAGCTTGCGTATGCGAGATGGGGTGCTAGGATCCTTGTTGTTCTTGTCCTCTACATCATTTTTGTCCTTGGAACTTGCCACACACTTGCTGGCACATATCGCCATGCTTTGGCTCCTATGTGCAGGATCATCACCACCTTTAAATGTGAGATCACATGTCAGAATGCAGTCTTTGTGCTAGTGTTTTCAACCTTTCTTTTAGGCACTTGCATACGTACCGTCGTCTCTTTTCAGATATTGTTCAATTGACAATGTCATGGGGACACCCCGCCATAATTCACCGATGCGAGAGAGAGCATCAGCAAAATGTGATGCCTTGTCTCGCTTCTTCTGCTCCTCATCTTCTTCATCGTCGGAAAAATCTGCAGTATGGGATAGACATGGACCAGGGAAAACAATCAATGAACACTAGAAAAAAGACATGTAGAATTTCAAGGGCGGAAATACCTCCATCTATGCTCTTGAATTCTTCCTCATCAGAATCGTCCTCAAGGATGCTAACAGAGTCGAACCAGGCATCTTCTTTGCAGCAACCATTTGAATCTCGCTCGCTGTGGTGCCACTCCATCTGGGTGAGGTGGAACGTCTTGGAATGATCCGACTTGCATGCTGACTCGACGTGGACTATCTCGCTCACTGAGCAGTCGGTGGTGCGCCCTCTTGCATCCACAATTCGTGGCTTGGGCCCGTCCGGCATCACTGGCCGGGGATTGCCGCGCCCTTTTCTAGCCCTCCTTGTTGTGTAGTACCTCTCCGTCCGACGATGCTCAAGAGCTGACTTAGAAGCACATGAACCCATTGTGCTATTTTCTTTACTTCTAGTCCTCTAAGCTTCAATCTACGATACTACCTTCGTTCGTGGTAACTAATTGGTCGGCCTTCAATCAATTAGTATACGTACGCAGTACAAACATGAAATGTAGTAGACCTGATCTGTAAGCACAAGAACACATACATAAGGGTGGCTGGAGCCTAAGGCTAGCCTGGAATACAATTCGTGATGAAGAATGACATGTTTGGGGAGCATGTGCATGTGTGGCATCCTACTACATTAAAGGCTCGTACAGTACATTATTTTTTCATTGTTGGAATGAGATCGATaaacttctttctttctttttggtagTTTGTGAGGCCACTTTCACTTCAATAAAAGCTTCTTGTTCGGTGAGAAACAAATAATTTTTGCAGGACAATAAACTAGGAAATCTTTGATTGAAGAACAATAATGATGAGCACATATGTCTCGTATTGTTGGAAGGGGAATGCTATTAAATAAGCATATATAACACAAAGGCATGGATCTAGTGTTCTATCGCAGGGTTGGAGGCACAATTGTGTTTGTCGAGGAATTTGCAAGGTCAAAGACAAGGGAATCTCTGAGAACCATCTACTTGACATCCAATAATGAGGTAGGAAAAATTGGCAGGTGAACATGTGAATTATAATTTGGAAAACCAATAAAGGAATGATGGAATTTTTCTGTGCATAAACAAGCGACTCCTACACTGGGAGATATCTATTATAGAGAACATTCATTTGTTGTGTTGGTAAAGATGTTGTTTTTTTGAAGGGTGTAATAAAAAATAGTTTTCTAACTGAATTATAACAAAAAAGTAGTCTAGAAACATTGAAAGAAGTCATGTGGAAGATTTGATATGAAATTTCTAGAGTAGTTGCAACCCCGGTTATTATTTAATCTTTATATGCACATGCACACCCTATACGAATATATGCATCAATAAGCATGTGCATTCATAAATATTTTTTTGTGCTTTCCGTATCTCAATATACATGAGTACAAATTTACTAGGAAAACTGTGCATCCAAATCTGAAGAGTATAGAGGAGTGAGAAAGAGAAAGGGATGAAGTACCTCTCAAATTAATTTTGGAAGAGTTGGAACAAGGGGTAGTAACGAAAATGTACATGCATGTATGTAAGTATACTGCCGCTCCAGGATCACATGAAGGTCAAAAAAATGTGGGCGATGCCGTGGGGGTTCCCGGTGCCACTCCCTTGTGTGAGCACGATGGACGTCAAACCGCCGGCAGGCCTGACGAAGGAGGCAGGGAGGGAATCCAATTGGATGAAGAAGcttagtagcaacaacaataccaTCTATTAATTAGCATTATCTATATATAGCATGTTTCCATGTTTGGTTCTTGTGTCCATTCAAGCAAGCACACATGCATGCGGGGAGGGCATCAGGAAAAAATAGGTACGTCAGTAAACGAGGCATGATGAGCCCTACATTTTTAGATGTGAGGCAAGAAGCGCGTGATTTTATAGAATAAGCCTCTGACTAATAGCCAGCAAGGTTAGCACCTTACAATGATGCAAAAGGAAGGAACTGAGCCGGGGATTTCAGTTATATGGTGAAAAAACATGAGCATATAGTTAGAAGAATAATTAAGTTCATTGGTGATAAGCATAAACATAGATATACAATTGGTTTAAATCATGCATCTATTGTCTTATCCTTCAAATCCCTCCCACCTTtctacaatgtgtgtgtgtgtctatatatatatatatatatatatatatatatatatatatatatatatatatatatatatatatatatatatatatatatatatatatagtgttactattcataaCCCAGgctgcagaataagttattctttatccgaagtaatcttacgatcatttcataattaaattacatttcgaattatatagggtgggtctattctcataacaccccttaagaccttattctcaTAACACCCCCCCCCACTTAACACAGGTTTCTAGCGCGGCAGCGCCCCGAGGACAGCAACCCCCTCCCCACCCCGCCTTCTAGCGCGGCGGCGCCCACAGACGACGGCCCCCTCCCCACCCCGCCTTCTAGCGCGGCAGCGACCCCCTCCTCTCCCCGCCTTCTTGCGCGGagcgccggcgaacggcggctcagGAGGATGCAGATCGAATCACGCGACCCTTCtccgggggcagcgccgccgcccctctcgTCCGCCCAGTCGCCCCCAAAtcgccgccgctcctctcctccacGAAATCAGCGTGGACAGCGCCGGCGGCACGCTTCTGCGCTCCTACTATCGCGATATGACTGGTGCGCCGCCTCCTCAAGCACCGCCAGCGGCAGCACCACCGCGGATCGGAGCCTCTCGCATGGGGGATCTGCCGCCGTTCACCCAGCTGAAGCATCTAGCCTCGGTAATGCATGGCAGGGGGAAGAGAACTGCAAGGATGCCTTCTCCGGCAACCTCGCAGTCGTCGTGGATGCGAACTGCAATGGTCATTTCGCCCATCCAGCCTTCTCCCGCGACAATAGCAGGCCGAGATGCATCTGCAGAAGGAGAGAACTGCTCTCAAGAGGAAAGTCACGCTTGCAGATAATGTAAGAAATTCACATACCCAACCCCCCCACCTCCAGTTTAGTATAGTGCAGTTGCTTTCTAGTGTTTGATGAGAAATTCAAATTGCAGTGCCCTTTTTATTACCATGAAGTGCCCTCTTGCGTCAACTGCAGTGCCATGTATCTCCCAGTAAAAAACAGAAAGATACTTCGAAAATGAAAATGCGCTATGGTTGAACAATGCAGTCCACCATGGCTTACATATGTTGAGCTCTATGGCTTAAAACTGAAGTGCATTGTTTCTTCATGTTAACTCCCAGTGCCCCTGCTATAGAATGAAAAATTGAAGTGCAATTTCTCCAGTTGCATATATAATGATATATAGTACGAAAATGCAATTCATTTCACTGTTAGTGTGCATAACGCTTTGGCTTAATACCGTGCAGGA from Triticum aestivum cultivar Chinese Spring chromosome 4A, IWGSC CS RefSeq v2.1, whole genome shotgun sequence harbors:
- the LOC123086156 gene encoding uncharacterized protein, producing MGSCASKSALEHRRTERYYTTRRARKGRGNPRPVMPDGPKPRIVDARGRTTDCSVSEIVHVESACKSDHSKTFHLTQMEWHHSERDSNGCCKEDAWFDSVSILEDDSDEEEFKSIDGDFSDDEEDEEQKKRDKASHFADALSRIGELWRGVPMTLSIEQYLKRDDGGDDPAHRSQSMAICASKCVASSKDKNDVEDKNNKDPSTPSRIRKLLHSISFNEKVQQITCVSPTKRKSTVIRLSYKRTSCDEDSQCGGDIGANLKFSTPPSDYWMGGWTSPFPVCKL